The nucleotide sequence gtgccttcttcacaacgttCTGGTGTGAGAAGACCATGTTAATTAAGTCttcagtgatgtggacacagaggaacttgaagctcttgacctcTCGCCTGTTTCCTGTAATCtatgatcagctccttggtcttgctgacattgagggagaggtttgttgtcctggcaacacactgGCAGTACTCTGACCTCCTTCATGTATGCTTTCTCATCtctgttggtgatcaggcctacaaccgtcgtgtcgtcagcaaactttatGATAGAGTTGAAGATATGCGTGGCCACATAGTCTTGGATAaacagagtacaggagggggctaagcacaCACACTTAGGGGGCCCTAGTGTTCAGAGTCAgcgtggcggaggtgttgttgcctactctaaccacctggggtcggcccgtccagaggtccaggatccagttgcatagggaggtgttcagtcccagggtgacgagcttggagggcattatggtgttgaatactgagctgtagtcgatgaacaacattctcagaTAGGTATGCATCTTTTCCAGgtaggagagggcagtgtggagtgcaattgagattccattgtctgtagatctgttggggctttatgcaaattggagtggtctcaggtgtctgggatgatggagttaatatttgccatgaccagcctttcaaagcacttcatgattacagatctTAGTGCTATATGCACATGGCAGTAGTCATTGTGGCAGGTAGCTTTAGAGTTCTTGGGGACAAGAATGATGGTGTGAGCTTGAGACGTGGGGATtacagaccaggacaaggagaggttgaaaatgaccGTGAAGATGCCTGcaagctggtctgcacatgctctgagaacGGCCTTGCGAATGTTGACCAGGTTAAAAACTTATTCACGTAGGCCTAGGAGAGCGAGATCACCCACACCGAGGCACCAGCTCGATGCATCGAAGTAGAATTTGAGGCACACCGAGACTTTTTCTTGGAACACACTTCTCTTGTATACAATTGTGTGAAAATCCGTTCCTTGCACACCGATTCAGTGCTGTGTTCAGGATGACATTCCACCCGTGTCAACAGTATGAGAAACATCTCCTAGCCTCGGATGAGCACACTCTTTGCCTTCTTTGCTTGGGAGCTGAACATGCTCAAGCTGCTGCACAGAGTAGCAGAAATTCACACCGAGAGCATTGATATCTCGACTTGAGAGCTTTGTGGACGGAACCTCTGGACTGTCATCAGATGAATCTGCCACAAAGATCATTGATCGTAGACCTTCCTCTGCAAATCATTCCAAATGCTCCAGGTCAAATGACAGGTCTCACTCCCCTCGTGATCCACTGCCCAATCAACGCCGTCGCGCATCCTCGCCTGGGCACAAATCTCACTGCACTGAGCTGCGCAATGAGATTATGTCACTGGGCAGTTGCATGGCAAACACGGAGTCCACCCTCGAGCACATCATGGCCAGACTTCCACTGCCGGTACCAAACTCAACCCCTACCTCTGAAAAGAGTGTGGTTGTTGAATCCGATGACACTGATGTACTGTCCACAAGAGCTTCCCACTCTTGTGCCACAGACAATGATCACTCTGATAATGGTATGCTCCGTGGCTCTAGcatcatccagtcccagcctGTTGGCCTGGCAGTAGCAACACTCTTTTTCtgccatctatttcctgtgtttgaaGGGTGAAAAATCCCCTCGTCACTTAAATCTCGCTGTATTGATTGCTTTCATTTTACTCTTTCATACTCTTTTTGCTTAAATTTCGGTGCATCTAATTTGTAGCAAATTAACTTTCAATTACACAAAAAATGAACACCCATCAATGTGTTAATGGTATGTTAAATCCCAGACAAAGCTTTCGCATTCTTATAGATGCAACGAAAAGACAATGTATTCTATTGAGCCCATTTCAGTCATTACCAGAGTGTGTTTGACAGGTCATTACAAACATTTCCACGGTCGTGGAAATATATAGCAACGCTTAAGCCCCGCCCACCTGAGGATCTGTCTTTttcagccatctatttcctgtgtttgatGGGTGAAAAATCCACTTGTCACTTAAATCTCGCTGGATTGATTTCTTTCATTTTACTCCTGCGACTCTTTCATACTCTTGCTTCTGCCTGTTGTTTTTTCCTGTTAACTTTACGACCATGGAAATGTTTGTAATGACCTGTCAAACACACCCCAGTGATTGCTGAAATGGGCTCAATGAAATGCATTGTCTTTCCGTTGCATCTATAAGAACGCTAAGAAATAGAAGAAAGATACCCATCAAAATAAAGTTATTTTTTTGTGTAATTGAAAAAATTCTAATTTGCTACAAATTAAAGCAAATTCCAAAAAGTAACACTTTATAGTAAGTGATATTATGTCTGATCTCGCAAACGATGTAAAGtatgtatagatagatgtaatcTAGATCCAAGCGTGTTGATTTTTAATCCGAGTGTATCCTGCTATTGGCACACTTGTTGAATTATGCAACAGAACGtgaccacatcaccaacaaactatcatggtccaaacacaccaagacattcgTGAAGAGAGCACAACAAAGCGTTTTCCCtcccaggagactgaaaggatttagcatgggttctcagatcctcaagttaaacagctgcaccatcgggagcatcactgcctggtatggcaactgctcggcctctgactgcaaggcactacagagggtagtgcgtacggcccagtacatcacttgggccaagcttcctgccatccaagacctctataccaggcggtgtcagaggaaggccctaaaaatggtcagactccagccaccctagtcatagactacgCTCTCTGCTACCAGATGGCAAGCAGTCCAAAAggctttaacagcttctacccccaagccataagactcctgaacagctaatcaaatggctacccagactattttttacttaacacttatttttcttaaaaccgcattgttgtttaagggcttgtaagtaagcatttcacattgTCATGGTTGCAGCCCTGTTCCACCCCTTTATATTAATGTATTCATATATGCAAATACACCCAGTGTATTTATGCAAATGAGGCACATCTTGTTTTCTTCATTTGAACATAAAATATCAAAGAAATACCTGATACCATTAGAAAATGTATGACTGCATTCTAAGAAAAACATTTTGAAATTTGACCAATTGAATACCTGAATTCCCACAAATCCCTGAACTCCGTTCATTATTTGTCCATAAAAGTGAAATGTTATGTGCTATAATTCACTCAATACCTGATGGATTCTAACAATTTGCAGTATCTTCATCCATTGTCCAACTGTTGCAATTATTAGAATTGTTTTTAAAACTTTTTAACAATTTTTGATGACCGTTGCTACTGGCAGTGACACTTGACCAAAAATAATACTTTGAAATCTTTGAGAAGGCAAGTGGGAACCTCAACATGGAGCACGCCCCTTTCTGCCATGGTGTCCACATTCTAGTTTGATGAATTCAGTTCTTCAAAGACTGAGACATGCCTCCTGTTCAAAGACTTTGTGTGCGAGCTCCAATGCACATGGAACACGCCAAGTCAAAAAAAGCTTTCCATGTGAAGCAAATCACTTAGCTACACTTCATGGTACAGGCGAGAATGGTTTTGGCCATTTCCCCCGTATGGACAAATCATTTGCTTGACTTGTTCtgcctgcttctctctgtcacaGTTCAGACCAAGAGCTGCCTAACAAACGATGCAAGGCATTTGATCGCTTCCTACGCAGGACACATGACAGCACCGCTTCAGCTGCTAGGCTTGGCAATTTAGCAGCAATACTGGCCTTCAGTCAGAAGTAGCTGCAAACGATAATATTAGGACCATGAAAGAACTGTCTACAGTGACCGATCTGCTCATCCAGTGCCTTCAGAGTAATGCTCATATGGTTGGGAAGAATTTGGCAGCATGTGTGTGTTGCACAGCACCACCTATGGTTAGCGAAGCCCAAGCTCCCTGACAAAGAGAAAGTTCCACTCTTAGATATACCCATATCACCTAGCCAGGAGCGGCCCAAGTGTCTAAAGGAGGACAGAGAAGCACATATAAATGTGTCAGCCAGCAAACTATTTCTCCTGTCCCAGGCCCCCCAACTGGgatgccccccccaaaaaaaacaggCTCAGACAGGCTGCACCTGCTCGTTGGTGGAGGAACATACGTTCTCAGTCCTACTGAAGAAGTTTCTAGAGAGCAATAAAATGGTGGTGCGTAGCACTTCAAACTCCCGGTGGAGTTCTCCTAAGCGCAGTTCACACCCAGGTGACTTTGATTACAGACATAATCCGACAGGGATGGGGAGCAGTCTTGAACCAGTAAGGGGTTTGTGGTGTATAGTCCGCACCATAAACAACACATCAATGTTCTGGAGCTCAAGGCGGTTCACCTTGCACTCCAGCACTTCCTCCCAACATGTACTGATAACGGATAGACAACATGAGTGGTTGCATACATCAACTGCCTTGGTGGACTGAGGTCAATGACACTACACCAGGTAGCAAGGGAGCTACCGCTTTGGGCAAACACACTACTTACATCCCTCAAAGCAATACACCTGCCGGGGCCAATCTGTTAACCTTGCGAGACTCAAACATTGTCCGATGTGGTTCTCCACGAAGGGTCCAGCAGGCCCACTCGGGGTCAACGCCCTATAACACAGACGGCTGAGGGGGCTGCCCTATGCCTTTCCATCAATTCCCTCGCTCCCTCAGGTCTTGAGGAAGCTCATTCTTGAGAACAAGTCAGTTCTACTTGACTTCCTAGGGGCTCATCTGGACTAAGGCTTAATGGTGAGGTATCCCACTCTGTTGCTGAACCACCTGTTTGGTACAGCAACCCCTTTACAAAAAAAGAGAGAACGTTACGGATTTAGCCCTGGTTCTCTGAGTAGAGTAACGGATCGCCAAGCTTTCATGTCGTTCCTCCACCTCTGTGGAATTCAAGTCGAGTAATTGACAGTGTGTCACGTCACACCGCCTTTTATAGTGACAAGTCACGTGGATACAGTAATGGAATGGCGTGactgtaaatatattttatattaagcATCTCATCGCGTGAAGGGGAAGGAGTCCCCATAGGTCATTTCTCGACCTGTTAATCTACTCAGAGAACTAAGTTTACATCCAAAACTCAAGGTTCTTTATGAAGAGTTTCTTGCCAAGTATACAGTAATTTGATGTGTGTATGACAATGTTACTAACCATGAAGACTGTTTACAATAACGTTGTGATCTTGATTCCAGGCACAAAGAACACCCCCCTTCAGATCAGTGCTATGGTCATTAGCCTGGGCTACTTCATCTTCGATATGGGCTGGTGTGTGTACTTCCGCACAGAGGGCCCGGTGATGCTGGTCCACCACACGATGAGCATCCTGGGTATCTTGTTGACCCTGAGCTTGGGGGAATCGGGCATTGAGTCCTGCGCCGTAATCTTTGCTAGCGAGATCACCAACCCCCTGCTGCAAACTCGCTGGTTCCTGAGACAGTTGGGTCGCTATGAGAGCCTGACAGGGGAGGTGGTGGATGTTCTGTTTGTGGTGCTATTTGTGTTCATGCGCATAGTGGTTGGCGGGAGGATGTTGTACTGCGAGCTCATCTCCCCACGGCCCAGGTTAATTATAAAGTGTGGGGGAGTTGCCATGTATGTGCTGTCCTGGGTGTTCATGGTGGACATTGGTCGTTTCGCCTACTGCAAGAGTCAATCCAAATACAGACGCTGGAGAGATCAACACAAATTGGCAGCAGTTAATGGACATGTCCGAAAGACCGACTGAAAGACTTCCTTATCATTAGAAGATTAATAAAAACATCCAATGTTTATACTAATAGACAACCTTAATAGATTTAATGGTTGTGTAAGCATGGGGTTAAAGTCAACCCATTCTTTAGGCCTATATGGTTATATGGGAATATGTTGGTATTTAGCTAACACAATTTTAACAAGTGCAAGAGAATGATGCAAGAGCATCTTAAAAAATGTACAACTGTAGAAAAAACAATTGAGATATAGTTTATCTTTTGAAACCAAAGGACCTAGTGCCAATATGATGAACAGATGTATTTCACAACCTATTTACAATTAAATGTAACCTAATAGTATGTTCTTCTAACCTTGTATCCGCAATAAGTTGACTATTGGGAAATAGGCACATAACATTCCCTAATCCTCATAGGTTCGGCAACACTTTTTCGAGGCAGTGAAATTGAACCGAAACTGTTTCTTTCTAATTTGAGTCTTTGTCTAATTTGAATTGTACTACAATTTATAAGCCATTTAAAAACATTCCATTTGGTTTTTAGGAAGAGGTTTATTAACGCTCGCTGAGATTGCAGTGTTACAtgacactggcttttatataacATACAACTCAGTAAAAAGTGACATGTTTCTTGTGACAACTGTCTTACCATTTAGCTACAATATGGGTTTTTCATTCAAGCGAACAGCAACAAATCCGTAACACATGGAACAAAGTAATTGTGTAACATACTGTAATAGTATGTTTTTGTGGCATTCCATTGCTTGATTGGGTGTATATTAGTTTAAAATAACAATTGTTGTGTGCATGGTATTGCTTAAAATGTTCCAGTATGATGCTAAGTCACATTTCCCAATATTGTATGCATTCATATTTGAAATTCACTACTTTTCGATTACATATTTCAATCTGGTGCCTCAATAGTTAGACAATGTGGAATTGTTTGTCAACATTCACCACCCCTGTGTCTTAGTTAAAAAATACCAATGGGTAAACAATAATTTGTGCTAAATGTTTGTGCACTGTATTGCTTAAAATGTTCCAGTATGATGCCAGGTCACATTTCCCACTATTGTATGCTTTCATATTTGAAATTCACTACTTTTATATGAAATATTTAAATATGGTGCCTAAATAGTTAGATACcatttcacatactgtatgtcaacATTCACTACCCCTGTGTCTGTGATAAAGGAGAATAAATATGTGTGCCTTTGTGACTTTATACGTTTTCTGTTCAAATGTAATGTTTACTTTTGTGTTTTCAATAAATACCCTGAATACAAATCTGGTATAGAAATATGTGCTGTAATATCAAGTAAAATATTACAGCACATATTAGGCATATATAGTATCAAATATTTATTAGAAAAATTTGAACagatgtattatttatttttactcaGGGAACTACTACTTTGCCACTTGTTAGAATTAACTTTAAATGAGTTATGTTAATTGTATTCCAACATATTTAAAGGTATACTAGCCTACATTGCTTTCAAAAAAAGTAGTGTAGCCTTGTCCCGTACTGTTGGGTAGACTTAATGCGCTATAGCCACAGAGTGCTCTGTGCGTGAAGTATTCAAATTGTCCACATGGTGGCATTTGTAAATCAACAATCCTCCAAAATACTGTACTAGAGTGGTCAACCAAAAATGTTACGTTTGAACACGTTTTGCTGCCAAATGCCATAACCATTTAACACTGTAAAATGTTATGATTTATAATTGTTACAGCAGGAAATGATTGTACCTTATTTACTGGTCATTTTAATGGAATAGTTCACCCACAAATTAAAGTTTGTCCGAAGTTGTCTGACCCCAAAAGGTGAGTCCTGATTAGTGCACGTCCTAAGCCATCTGCTGTGTAGATCCAATAATACAGTATACCTGAATCCCAAATGAATGGGAGCAGTATAGGGATGTACTTTTTTTTCGGTGCCTTGTTTCCATTCATTTGGGTTGAAGGCATACAACAGTCGATATGAACTCCTCTTGACATTATGATTATAACATTCTTAACACCATCTTATATTCCCTCATTGTGTCTACTTATTTATTCCTGTGTTATACCACTTTCTGAGACCTGAAAACATCTGACAAGCTTCGATGTTGGAGTGTCAGATGTTTTCAAGTTTTAGAAGTGGTATAACACAGGAATAAATAAGTAGACACAATGAGGGGAATATAAGATGGTGTTGTAGAATATCAATGTGATAATCATAATGGCCAATAATAACAATGATAATGTTCAAAATAAATTTGGCCTACATAATATACATTTGTAACCTCAAGGACATCCAATCAGACACCATAATGAACAAGGCAAAAGaggaatattattattattatttttaattaaaaGTCTGGCCAGGTTTTTATTTTTATCCCATCTGCCAAGGACATCCAATCAGACACCACAATGAATAAGACgaatgttttattattatttttttaatgaaagtctggaaattatattttttattcttCTCCCGGCGGAAGTAGACAGACGCAAATTGGGAGCTGTTGGTCAGGGCGTAGTTATCCTGAAATTTTGGAAAATTGTAGAAAGTCATTTATTTTCTCCTCAATAACATATCTGGAAACACGTTCTAATAATCACATTATTCTAAAGTGATAACGGACTCGGTGGTTCTTGTTTTGTGAATGAGAGAATTAGTTTGCTAGCTAGCTCTAACCTTGTTAGCATAGCGTATACATCCAACGGAATTCTGCAGAGAAACAACTTCAAATTGTTTAAATTCTGGAAACATGGAGTCAATGAAAAATGCGCTCCGTTAAGTTTTGTGGATGTTTGCAACCCCGAATTAGATATACGAGAAACGATTCCTTAGCTCGTATGGACTTCATATTTGATGGGGCACCTTGTACATTTGTTGGACAGCGTGTTTTTGTGATTTCGTTTGTTTGGGAATGACATCCAGGATTGTCGGAGCACACGAAACAAAGTTTTGTAGCTAGTGAAAGAGTTCATCTGTTTTCGTTGCTAGATATAGCTGTATAGTAGTTGGCCACCGTTGTTAGCCGAGACTCTGCAGCAATTGACTGTAGCTGCTAATGCATTCAGTCGGCTGAATTTCAACGATTTACTTTGTTTCGTTGCTAACTATCAATCTTAACACTTTTAAGGAAACCGTATCTTATCGGACACGTTTCGAGTCGACTGGGGGAAAGGCGTCCCGTTAACTAACCGCTAGCTAACGTTGTAGTCTGGCTAGCTTCAGTTCAAGCTAACTGAACACATTTAGACGGGCACATTGGCTCGCAAGCTAAATAGCGCAATAGCTagctgggggaagggggggtaaAAACGAATGCATTTGCTAGCTAATCAAGCTAAGAATATTACCTAGTTTATGTTGATTCAATAATTACTAACTAGTTAGCTAATTCACAACACGGGTTTCAACTCAGACTTGTCAGTTTTTTAGAAATTATCCTGGTCACGAGGGGCTGCTCGTCCGCGGATAAAGGCAAACTTGCGGAGTCTGGGTACACCAAATGGGACTGACTCgattttcaacaacaaaaacagttGACAGTCTGACTTATTACACCAGGCCAGGTTAACTGGTTGTATTTCCTATAGGGTTTTACATCTGACAAAAGTAAGTGTGATGCGAACCATTTCGATTGACGTCAAAGGATTCGTACATGGAGATAGATCCAGACAGAGTGAAAGTGGAGGCTGTATCAATATTTTCCAACGGAACACAATTGTCAATAGGAACATCCCTGACCACGGTGTCTTCTGCGAAAAGGTGGAGAGCTGCACGACGTAAGACGAGGAGTGATTAGAGGTACTGATTTATCTCAAGGGTTACAGCAGCGAAAGTTTCATTATTGTCAGTGGCTTGTCTGAATACGTAGCATTCCACTGCGAAGGATTGCAAAACTATTCATTTGATGTTTTGAATTCATTATTAGGACATACCCATACGTTATTTTTCACTGGGAGTCTATCGCCGACAATTTTAAGGTGTTTTTATAACATTGTTATTTGGGGATTCAGCTCTCAATGTTTTCTTTTTTTATGTCATCTTTTTCAAGCATCTCAACACAGACGGATGTTAGGGAAGGACTTCAAAGAGACTCTTATCATACTTTGGAAAATGATAATTGGATATAAATCAAAGCAAATCTAGAAACGGAAGCCCAATGAGCGACACACAGTCCAGTATCACTGATAGGTAAGTACGACATTTTCCAGGCATTTAGTAAACACTCCACTTCACAATGTCATTGAAGACAGCATGCCCTTTGGCTCCTGCACGTATGCACCTTTTGCTTTATCAGATAGTGTAGGCGACATGTGGTCCTTTTGTAGCCCAGTTGGTAGAGAGCATGGTTGTTGTAAcgctagggttgtgggttcgattcccgggaccacccaaacTTCAAGTATATGCACTCGTGACTGTAAATTGCTTTGCTAAAATTGCAAGTTCTCAAGTCTTTTAAAAACCTGCAAGGATTGGTATGCCCACTGATAATTTTCCACCGGCTGCATGCAAGTGACAATTATTTTCATGTTAAGTCAATTGTTCATTTCTGGAGGCAGCTAAAGGCTTTTACTATCTCCCATATGGAATAGCCTAAGCTGTATATAAATAATGTGTATTATTACTGAATGTTACTTAATATGTACTCCAACAACTCATTTCAAAATGATCAACCAGTAGGCGGAGCATTATTTTTCATTGAGGTGTGTTCTTAATTAAGTAGCACAATTAGCCTCTCATATATTTTCTCAACCCAGTGCTGTGCTGAACTCTCCACTTTGTCGCACCACAGAAATTGGTACTAGCAAAAGACCTCTGACCATTTACCATGATTTTTACACCAACAACCAGATAATACAAAAAGGTCTTGAGCAGGTTGTTGCACCATCAAAGAGTGAAAATGGAATTTGAGCTGTTCCAAGTGAATCAACCACGATCATGTCAATAGTGTGTCTAGAGCTAGAGAGGCCTGACAACCAAATGAAGAAATGGTACAATTTTGTCCTCTGCATCTGAAGTCCACTTTCCTGCAAGGAAGGAAATCAACAAACCAGAAACCCAGCAAGTAGGCTAGCCTGTACTGGATCTGTTTCATTAATCTTATCCAAAATAGAGAAATTACGTTTCCAACATGAGTACTCTTATGGGGTGTGAGTACTCTTATGGGGTGTTTGAACAAATAGGATGCTACTTGTTCAAACTAGGCCTATAGTCTAATAAAAATAATGCAACTAAATGGGTGTTTAATGGCGGGTGTTGTCGATCAGTGACATTGCCGCTGTGGTGCAGCACTCCTCTCTCTGTGAACTGCATTTTGTTTATGGTTTGCCTTGTCTAAAGACAAAAATACACTACAAGATTTTTGCGCACTCTACGGGCTCTAACCGCCGGAGAACCTCTCACATTTAACGATTCAGTCAAGCCAAATGGTAGTGACCAAGTAAACGGTATAGTATAGACCTGGCAGCACCTCCGTGGCTTTATGATTAGACAATTGGGCCAGAATCAGGCTATGTTTGCGCATGTGTAGGCCTAGTAAGGAAATCATCATAGCAACTGAGGAGGAATTTCAATGTACATACAAGGAACGCATCATCTGTGCACGTGGATTACTGATGTTCAGTTTGAGAGGTAGAGCGTGGAGATGACAACTACCGGAGGTAAACTTTGAAAGCTTGCTACTGCTATAATTGATTTGAATAAACACTGTTTCATTGATAAATAGCTTAATCATGGGCAGAGTTGTTGACCTCACGATAAACCAGATTGAGTTATTTACATaactttacatttacatacattacattgACGTGGCAGCCGGGGCATAATCAATCGGAGATGGACAGTGCATGGGTGCTGAAAGTAGGCTTAATTTTAATTTGACTTTACTATCAACGAGGGCTTTGTGTTAACCTGTTTCTTAAGAAGTAAGAGGTAGGGCAGTGGCGGTCATGACATTGGGTCAGtcggttattgtcatgcaaaatcTCCAGGCCGCTGATGCGTGCCTTTGGAACACCTACATCTAAATTTAAAAAGTCTAATGAATCAATTTAATAAACGCCATCGCAATACATCCATGATTTCttttaggcaggtctaaagaaacataatgaTATAAAGAAAATCTATTTCAGAAGAGCAGAATATGAGTTACTTGGcttactgtatgttatctggctatgtgccatgccataggctgtaggcttgttcatttagcagtcAAGATTTGCTTATAAATCCCTTGCCATTATTTTACATGATTTTATACTAAGAAGAATATACTATAAAGATGAGAGGGAGTGCACACATGGAGTGGCTATATTGAGTGTAAAATTGTTCATTTGAAACTGGTCCTATATGCTAGATTTAGTTATTTTGCAACTTTTTAGTTGTAAGTGATACAAACCTTTttagaatgtcttagaaatcaaaacatacagtatatgggCTGCGTGATGAGACTATAGGCAATTGATGAGTTGCAGAAGTCACAAAAAAGCTTGCGCTTTATTCCTTGCCTCAGGCTGTACCA is from Oncorhynchus gorbuscha isolate QuinsamMale2020 ecotype Even-year linkage group LG19, OgorEven_v1.0, whole genome shotgun sequence and encodes:
- the LOC124004878 gene encoding TLC domain-containing protein 5-like, with translation MKTVYNNVVILIPGTKNTPLQISAMVISLGYFIFDMGWCVYFRTEGPVMLVHHTMSILGILLTLSLGESGIESCAVIFASEITNPLLQTRWFLRQLGRYESLTGEVVDVLFVVLFVFMRIVVGGRMLYCELISPRPRLIIKCGGVAMYVLSWVFMVDIGRFAYCKSQSKYRRWRDQHKLAAVNGHVRKTD